The window AGGTGCCCAAGACGCTGTTGCACCCGCGCGGGGATGGCGAGCATGGCGGCGCGCACGTCCCGAAGGACCGACGCCCAAGCGGCTTCCACGTCCGCGACGGGGACCAGCGCCGCACGGGTCTTGGCGTTGGCCAATTCGATCTTCTCGGCATTGGCGCGGGCCAGCCGCAGCTTCTCGGCATTCAGTTCGGGGTCCGTCGTCGTCCGCCCCTGCCGCGCGTCTCGAAGGTGGGCGGCATAGGCGAGGATGGCGGCCCGCAAATCGAACCGCTTGTCGTCCGTCCGGGGGATGACGCCCTGACGGGCCAGCCGGTGAACCTGGGTCCCGTTGACGCCCAGCCATGCGCCGACTTCATCCGCGCTCACCGTGTCCGCGTCGGCAGGTTC is drawn from Pseudomonadota bacterium and contains these coding sequences:
- a CDS encoding terminase small subunit; protein product: MTAYDPDIEAVLGGGPEPADADTVSADEVGAWLGVNGTQVHRLARQGVIPRTDDKRFDLRAAILAYAAHLRDARQGRTTTDPELNAEKLRLARANAEKIELANAKTRAALVPVADVEAAWASVLRDVRAAMLAIPARVQQRLGHLTAHDVQMIDREVRDALEEASHDD